The genomic DNA TCGTCGTCGCGTTCATCCCCGACCGCGCCCCGGACACGGCGGCCGTAATCGCCCTCGGGTGCGCCGAGATCGTGATGAGTAAGCGGACGGACGCCAAGTCGGTCGGCGAGGACGCGGCCCCGGAGGCCGAGTTCGGCGACTTCGACACGCCGGTCGGCAAGGCGATCGGGCCGAACGTCGAGTTCTGGGTCGCCAGCCTCCGCGAGCTGGCGGAAGCCCAGGGCTACCCGCAGATTCTCGTCGACGGGATGCTCAAGAAGGACATCGAAATCGTCCGCGTCCACAAGAAGGACCGGAGCGTCCGCCGGCTGATGACGGACGCCGAGTTCCAGGAGGACAAGGCGAAGGGGGCCGCGGCCGAGTGGGTGTTCGAGGCGTCGGTCAAGCCGAAGGGGCAGTACCTCAAGCTGACCGCGTCGAAGGCCGAGGAACTCGGGCTGGCCCGGTTCACCGTGGACACCCGCGACCCGGCCGAGGTGTACGCGAAGTACGGCATCTCCGACTCGTCGAAGGTGAAAGAAGCCGCCCCGGCCTGGCTCGACAAGTTCGCCGACTTCTTGAAGATCCCGGCGGTCACGGTCCTCCTCGTGGTCATCGGGTTCACCGGACTGATCCTGGAGCTGAAGGTGCCCGGAACGACGGTCCCCGGCATCGTCGCGGCCCTCTGCTTTATCATGGTGTTCTGGGCGCACACGCAGTTCAGCGGGCAGGTCGCGGTCCTGGCCGGGTTACTGTTCGTTCTCGGGCTCGTCTTGATATTGCTCGAAGTGTTCGTCCTGCCCGGGTTCGGGGCGGCCGGGGTGAGCGGGATCGCGCTGATGCTGGCGGCCCTCGCCCTGGCGACCGTGGGGGCGGCCGACGGCACCATTGAGTGGAGCCGGTTCGGGGCGAAGATGGCCCAGTACATGATCGCGATGCTCGGGTCGGTCGGGTTGGCCCTGGCGCTCGCCCGCTACCTGCCGAACATCCCCTACGCGAACCGGCTGATGCTCGTCCCCCCGGGCGACAAGCCGGGGGCCGAGAGCGAACCGTCCGCCCTGCCGGGGGCCGCGCAGGCCGCGGAGTTGCTCGGCGCGGTCGGCACGTCCGTCACCGTCCTCCGGCCGGCCGGCTCGGTCCGGATCGGCGACCAGTTCGTCGACGTGGTGACGGACGGCTCGTACATCCCGGCCGGCGCCCGGGTTCAGGTGATCGAAGTCGAAGGGACGCGGATCGTGGTCAAGGAAGTGTGACTCGTGAGCAGAGAAAGAATTCCTCATTTGGAGTGCGGCGCTTGACCGCCGCTTTTGTTTCTTGCCTAATTCACAACCCGGGAGGAAGTGTCCGATTTACTTTGGTCAAATCGGACACTTCCTCCCGGGTTGTGAATAAGAACCATGGCCGAGCTGTGGATGGGCATCGGATATCTGGCCCGGCACCCGGCCTTGGTGGTGGCCAAATACCGAAACAAAAGCGGCGGTCAAGCGCCGCACTCCAAATGGATTTTCGACCGAGACACGACACCCTCGTAACCCCCGGAACGCCGCATGGACTCGTACCTGCTCCTCGCGATCATCCTGATCGGGTTCGGGGCCGTCCTGATCGTGTCCGAATTCTTCCTGCCGACCGGCGGCGTCCTGGTGGTCGCGGCCGTCGCGTGTTTCGCGGTGGCGGTCGGGGTGACCCTGCTTTACGGCGACACCCTGGAGGCGGCCGCCGTCACGATTACCGTCAGCGTGGGATTGCCGATCGCCGGGGTATTGTTGTTTAACGCTTATAAGCGGTTGTCGCTCACGCCCGGGCCGGATTCCGACTCCGGCGGGGCGACGGTGGCTTCGACCCCGGAGATGGCCGTGCTGGCCCAGTTAAAGGGACAGTTCGGCAAGACCGTGACGCCGATGCGGCCGTCCGGCTCGGTCGAGATCGACGGCCGGCGGATCGACGCGATGACCGAGGGGATGATGTTGGCCGCCGGGGTGGCGGTCAAGTGCGTCGACGTGCGGGCCGGGCGGGTGATCGTCCGCCAGATCGACCCGCCCGAGAAATTGGCCGCCCTCGACCTCGACATGGACGACTTGAAATAGCACGACCGACGTGCCTCCCGCCCGCCCCCGCGGGGGCGGGAGATGACATACGGCCCGGGGCCCGGCCCCGCGCAGGACCGCCCGGGCGCCCGCCCGCGGCATCTCCACCGGAAAGGACCGCACCGTGAATCTGTTCGCCGCCCTCGCGCTGTTCGGAGACAACAAAGCCGACGCCGTCAAGCCACCCCTGGCGCCGCTGGACATCGTCTGGATCGTCGTCGCGGCCGTCGCGGCGCTCGTCTTCCTGATCTTCCTGTTCGTCTTCTTCAGCTTCATCCGGCTCTGGATTCAGAGCCTGCTGACGGGGGCCAACATCAGCATCTTCAACCTGGTCGGGATGAAGCTGCGGAAGGTCAACTACGAGATGCTGGTCAACCAGAAGATCGCCCTGGTGCAGGCCGGGGTGCGGGTGACGACGGAAGACCTCGAATCGCACTTCCTGGCCGGCGGCAAGGTGCCCCGGACGGCGGCCGCGGTGATCGCCGCGCACAAGGCCGGCCTCGACCTCCCCTGGAAAACGGCCGCCGCCATCGACCTCGCCGGCCGGGACGTGCTGGAAGCCGTCCGGACGAGCGTGAACCCGAAGGTGATCGACTGCCCGGACCCCGCCAAGGGCAAGCAGTTCCTGGACGCCGTGTGCAAGAACGGGATTCAGCTCTTGGCCAAGGCCCGGGTGACGGTGCGGACGAAGCTCGAACGGCTGGTCGGCGGGGCGACGGAGGAGACGATCATCGCCCGCGTCGGCGAGGGGATCGTGAAGGCGATCGGCTCGGCCCACGACCACAAGGAGATCCTGGCCAACCCCGGCCTGATCTCGCAGACAGTGTTGCACTCCGGGCTGGACGCCCAGACGGCTTTCGAGATCGTGTCGATCGACATTGCGAACCTGGAACCGGGCGACAACATCGGGGCCAAGCTGGCGGCCGACCAGGCGACGACCGACCTCCGGGTGGCCCAGGCCGAGGCCGAGAAGCGGCGGGCGGCGGCCGTCGCCCGGGAGCAGGAGATGCAGGCACTGGTGCAGGAGAACCGGGCCAAGGTGGTGCTGGCCGAGGCCGAGATCCCGCAGGCGATCGCGGCCGCGTTCCGCGAAGGCAAGCTCGGCATCATGGAGTATTACAACATGCGGAACCTCCAAGCCGACACCACCATGCGGAACAACATCGCCGGCATGACCGGCGGGCAGGCGACCGACGGGTCGGGCCGATCGGGATCGTAAGAACGGTTAAAAATGAAAAGTGAAAAGTGAAAAAAGAAAACCAAGGCGATGCCTATCGCCTTGGTTCGCGGTGGTGTGACGGATTCCTGATCCGAGGTCGAGCCGTGAACAACGTACTGATCGTTTTTGTCGCGATCGTCGTCATCTCGACCTTGATCGGGGCCGTGACCCAGTGGCTGAAGGCCCAGCAGCAAGCCGAGCAGGCCCGCGCGGCCCAGAACCGATCGAGTAAACGCAGTGCCGGCCGCGCGCCGACCGGCGACGTCGACCGATTTTTGGAGGAGATCGACAAGCTCCGCCGCAAGAACGCGGGCGACGCGCTCCCGGTGGCCCGGTCGGCCAACCCGCCCGTCGTATCGGGTCCGCCCCCGGTCGCCCCTCGCGCCCGGCGGGCGCGGGCCGCGGAACCCGCACCATTCCCCTCGTCGCCACCTCCCCCGCCGATGCCGATGTCCGCGCGTCCCGGGCCGGCGGACGTTCTGTCCCCGCGCCGGGTCGAAGACTTGCCCATCGCGCCGGTCGTCACCGGCCCGCCGGTGGTCGCCCGGCCGGTCGCTCCGCGGGTTTCTCAGCCCAAGCGAGTCGCCCCCCCGACCGAGTTCGGCCGACAACTCACCGCGCTGCTCACGTCCAAACACGCCGTCCCGATGGCGCTCGTCCTCACGGAAGTCCTCGGCCCGCCGAAGTGCAAGCGGGGGTAAGCGGTCGGGAAGAGGCGCGAGTGATCTGCACTATTGGAGTGCTGGTTGGCTAGCATTTGACTATACTATATTTATCTTATACATATTATATCATTTCAGATAATCAGACAAAACGATAAAATGAAGTCGACAGAAATTTGTCTGTCGATTTCTGGCTCGACCCAGAGGGCACTCGATGGCGGAAAGGTTCGCCGAAGGGTATCGCAGGGTGCTGGCCGCCATTACTGGCCGCACGTCATCGACCCACGGCTACCCGCTTCGCATGGTCGAGGCCGCTGAAGCCCGGCTCGGGTTCGCCATTCCCGAGGCACTCCGCGACTACTACCTGTCGGTAGGACGGCACGAACTCAACCGCGTCCACAACCGGCTGTGGTCGCCTGGCGACCTCGAGGTGTCTCACGGCCGGTTGGTGTTCCTGGAAGAGAACCAGTGCGTGATCTACTGGGGCGTGCGGCGGCGGACGACGTCCGCCGACCCGGTGGTTTTCCAGACGATGGACTTGGACGATGGCGAGTGGGTGGCTGAGGTCCGCTGCTCGCTGTTCCTGCCGGCCATGTTGTGCTGGTACGCCGCCTCCGGGTCGATGCCACACATGGGCTATACTGATCAATTACCCCACGTCACCGCCCGGCGTATGGTGCGGGGTTGGCCGCCAGTGGGTCGCAGTAGCGTGCATTCCGCGTACATCCGCGATGGGCAGGTAGTTTGCATTGAGGAGTCAGGTGGGGATGCCGTGGTTCGCATCGGGACGCGCAACCGCCGAGACTTCGACACGCTGGTGTCTGAATTCGCTGTCGGCGTCCATGAGGCGTAACGGCCGAACCCGGCGCCGCAACAAGCGGCGGGGCATCATTCGTTTCGGGGACTTCAAGCTCTCCGGACCTCCGCCGTTGCCAAGGTTGTTCGTTCGGCCGCCGGAAGGCTTTCGAGAAATGAACGTCAAAGTCCTCGCGCTCGACCTCGAACGCACCCTGATCGACGACGCCCTTAGCGGTCGCCCGCGTCCCGGGCTGTTCAACTTTCTGGCCTTCTGCCACGAGCGGTTCAGTCGGGTTGCCATGTTTACAACCGTCGAAGAGGCCGACGCCCGTGAAGCGATGACCGATCTCGACCGGGCCGGCCACCTACCGCCGGGTCTGCTCGACCGGCTGGAGTTCGTCGGATGGAGTGG from Fimbriiglobus ruber includes the following:
- a CDS encoding NIF family HAD-type phosphatase gives rise to the protein MNVKVLALDLERTLIDDALSGRPRPGLFNFLAFCHERFSRVAMFTTVEEADAREAMTDLDRAGHLPPGLLDRLEFVGWSGEFKDLTFVPGAAINEVVLVDDDAGWVRRDQRDQWVPVAAWDGGPDTELARVQVVLEGRLTGSVPKAEPGAAAADGGA
- a CDS encoding NfeD family protein; protein product: MTAVSRRLARSVGSAALLVFLLAAPAAAQNAIAQAGLFVTVPNPLTSDGFKRIENRVRAAREKPDRVPGTIVFDFNPNDRDAATTDYGSCYNLAKFIASLHDTKTVGYVHHKVSGHTVLPVLACQQIVVGPQGAVGEVAPGDQPLNETEANAYAAVALGDRPQYHAVARKMFDPAVRLRKGKKNGAAWYFDLSNRAKAEKDGVSVTDTAALPSAPDGRVGLFGADALRELGLSQGRADSRQDLLEQYGIGSSALREDPLDGRAPVAFHYVLHGQVDGGVKEAVVRLAREVVRQKGNVLFLQLECAGGDLQAARDLAEELRKIQAVRGDDGLLVVAFIPDRAPDTAAVIALGCAEIVMSKRTDAKSVGEDAAPEAEFGDFDTPVGKAIGPNVEFWVASLRELAEAQGYPQILVDGMLKKDIEIVRVHKKDRSVRRLMTDAEFQEDKAKGAAAEWVFEASVKPKGQYLKLTASKAEELGLARFTVDTRDPAEVYAKYGISDSSKVKEAAPAWLDKFADFLKIPAVTVLLVVIGFTGLILELKVPGTTVPGIVAALCFIMVFWAHTQFSGQVAVLAGLLFVLGLVLILLEVFVLPGFGAAGVSGIALMLAALALATVGAADGTIEWSRFGAKMAQYMIAMLGSVGLALALARYLPNIPYANRLMLVPPGDKPGAESEPSALPGAAQAAELLGAVGTSVTVLRPAGSVRIGDQFVDVVTDGSYIPAGARVQVIEVEGTRIVVKEV
- the floA gene encoding flotillin-like protein FloA (flotillin-like protein involved in membrane lipid rafts), which translates into the protein MVWIVVAAVAALVFLIFLFVFFSFIRLWIQSLLTGANISIFNLVGMKLRKVNYEMLVNQKIALVQAGVRVTTEDLESHFLAGGKVPRTAAAVIAAHKAGLDLPWKTAAAIDLAGRDVLEAVRTSVNPKVIDCPDPAKGKQFLDAVCKNGIQLLAKARVTVRTKLERLVGGATEETIIARVGEGIVKAIGSAHDHKEILANPGLISQTVLHSGLDAQTAFEIVSIDIANLEPGDNIGAKLAADQATTDLRVAQAEAEKRRAAAVAREQEMQALVQENRAKVVLAEAEIPQAIAAAFREGKLGIMEYYNMRNLQADTTMRNNIAGMTGGQATDGSGRSGS